A window of Solanum stenotomum isolate F172 chromosome 9, ASM1918654v1, whole genome shotgun sequence genomic DNA:
AGGGATTATGATTTTATTGGGATGCTTCACATAAAAAATGTACAACTGGGCTCTCTCAACNcccccccccccccccttccccTTCTTCTTTTAGCATGGCCCTTCTCCTTTCTTTGTTGTGGTTGTCATGGGTGCTTTCCAGCCATACCCCATAATCTGTTGGTTGCGCCCCATGGCACAGGGGCTAGCCTCTCAATGCCTGTGAGACATTTGTGCATGCATGAAGAGAGCTAGGAAGGAGGACTGTTTTGGAGTGCAACCACAAAATGCATGTTTAGTATGTGTGAATGCATTGGTTCTGTCGAGTGGAAATCTTGAAATATGATTATCAATCTTTGCTCCAGGAACAACTTCGACTCGAGTCAACTATGCAAGGAAGAATTCGGGTGTATGAAAGTGGGAGGACAGAGCAGGTAATATAATGCTTATGCAGATGAAGATACTATCTTCAGCAAGACGTGCATGTCTAAGATGCTTATCATACTTCAAATTGTTCTTATTCTTATTTGGTATTCGTTTTAGGAATATGATCCAGAAATGCCCCCAGAACTTGCAGCTGCAGCTGGTATGCAAGACATTCCATCGGAAAATTTGAATGGTAAAACTGATGGAACTGCAAATGACCTAGCAAGAGGATCAATGCGCATGAGACCACCACTAGTATGTATTTTGAACTCAAGCCTTACGTTTAGAAACTTTTCTGGTATTTTGTGGGCCTAACTTTCTAACTTGGCGATTGGGTGAAGTATGCTTACTATTTCATCTTTAACCATAATAAGTAATGATACCAAAGTTTCAGATATTAGTTTTCATACTATTTACTCACTGATGTGATGTTCTACTAGCCCACTGGAAGACCGATACAGGTTGAAACCGGTTCTGGTGATCGCCTACCATCAATTGATACCCGACCACCACGACAGCGTGACTCTGATGCAATTATTGAAGTGAGTGATCTGACCCTGTCTTTTTCCAAATCCAAAAGGAGGTGTctatcaaaatagaaaaaagaagcAGAATTTCATACTGAGATCACTCTGCATTATTGTTTCCCTAATTTTTGCATGTTTCTAACAAGACTGTACTGCTtcttattttctacattttgttttatttatctcTGTTGACATTTTCTTGGGTGAACAGATTGTGTGCCAGGATGATGACCAATACACAGGGATTGACAAGAATGAAGTGCAATTGGACAATATTCCTTTGACAGAGGATTTTAGAGGTGATGCAAGAAGAGGACCCCTGCAGGAACATGTTCAAGAATCTGATGGTTTTCAGCATCCTTATAAGAGCCACAAGCGAGAGGCCAATGCTAGGAGAACACAGTTTATAAACCCTATAGGTGATCATTTAACCAAAGGAGATGGAGTGGTTCCTTTCTCCTCGGAGGCTCCTGGTCAGTTTGTTTCTGATTCTGGAGGACAGACTTCTGCATATGACAACAAGAATTGTGTTTCTCAACAAGAGGAAAGGTACTATATATGTTGCTTAAATAATGGTTTTACCTTTCAGACCACGTGAAACTTAATCCTTTTTCCTGTTTTAATTGGTAACATAGATAGAAGCATATAAGATTTCACTTATTTTTTGGTGTTTGCAAAATTTCACGGTCTACAATGATAAGAATGGGAGTGTCAAATAACCCTTCAAACTATCCTCATCATTTAAATGCAATTAAGCATTAGATATTCTAATGTAGTTGTGTCTATTGCCCATCTTCCTGATTTTCGGAGAATTCTCAGATGTTTCAAGCCATTGGTGGCTTTGGTTCAATGTAAAATTACAACATGGTTGTGGCACCAATTTTGGTATTATAGTTGTGATTTGTGAGGGGTCGAGGGTCCAATTTGAGGCATAAGCTCTGGCAGTAAAAGTGTGTGCCTTGggagtaaatttattttttgttattttaaaagtatttttgctATACATCATATTTTTTACTATAGTGTAATcagtaattatatttatacttaTGCTATCATGTTCTCATGTTATAGTgattttttctaatatatataaataaagaaagcAACTCTCATAAAAATGTCACTGCCATAAATAATACTTTTAGATGATTATGCCTGAAATTGATAGGATACAGATTCCATGACACTATGTTTGTGAGACAACTTTATCCATTTTTTTCATTGCTCTTACACATTTTATCTTTCTCCTTAATtgaaatatataaagaaaaaatcaatgcAAATATTAGTTGAAGGTGGGAAAGACTAGTAGATGTAGAGATTGATGATGGAGTGGATGATGATTTCATCTTAAAGattatctttaaaataattataatatttttttctatattattggtgatttatttgcaaaattattgaaaattgtACTTCTGATTATTTTTCTGAGTAAtacaattataaaattgaaaatatatgaGATTTATGCCCCGAAAATTGATGGGATATATGGAGTGGACTTGTGCCACGTGTTTCGGGGCTTATGCCTCTCGCCATGTTGCATAAAATGCTTCGCCTATATCTATAGTAactagatttatttttttccggTTCCCCTACCAATGCAAACCCCTAGTTAGATTCAAGCATGCTACACTTTCTAATTGTTGGGAGAACCTAAGAACTTAGTGGTTGTGGTGCTTAAATGAGAAAGCCAATATCTTACGAGGAGAATGACATgatttataaaagttaaaacacTAATGGTCTGTTTTGATtggctttttaaaaaaagaagaagcttaTAAGCTAAAAGCCATAAGTTGGTCATACccaacttttaatttatttttgtgctttttgatttaaaaataagtGCTTAAAAACACATTTTATCTTTTCCAGACACcacaaaaaatagagaaagagCTTAAAAACCGAAAGCACTTAAAATAAGTCTATCCAATCATGTCATAAATTAGATCACTACAATGGAGACGTGATATGAGGGTGATGCAATTGGAAGATACGTAACGAAATGagagaaattaaatttctacaGAACTATTATGAGTGCAACAATGTGAACGAGTAATTGTTGGCCTTTAAGGCTTAGCATATCTACACAATGATTGTACTTAAAGTAGTCCTCAAGGCTTTGTTTAAGCGGTCAAGGTAGAGGAACTTGTGACTTTGGTAACTAGTTCGGGGTTTAGGCCCTGCGTCATGGGAACTAAGCATGGTATTTGAATGGGCAAGGGTGGAAGGGCATGCTGTTTTGAATGTTGCAGTTGTTCCTAAGAGTTGTTCGTAGGCCGATTTCTCGGTCATAAAAAAGATGAATTGCAGTATAAGTGAGAATGTAAAGATGGTTGTGTCGTCCTACGAGATTAGACGCGATTAGAATGATTACTTCGGATAGTGTATGCAAGTAGTACACATAGAATGAATCAAGGAAAGGTGTCTTATATAGATTGTTTGTATCCACGACATTGCGATGATTGATGGAGACAGAGGGAGACGAGGCCAActtaaaattatatacaaaaatgTTATTTCAATGGACGTACAATCCCTTAGAAGTAATATGGACTTATCTAAAAACATGGCATAATGTCAACAAAGGAGATCCATGTAGGCATATACCACATAGTTGGTATTAAAGCTTATATCCACCACTGATGCTTGTACCATGGTAGACTGCCTACATCACACCCCTTGAGTTTTGACCCTTACCTGGATTGGGTTAGGCGTTTGTGGACTCCACACCTATTATTCTATTCCGGAACTTGTATTACATGTGTTAGAGTAAGAGTATGTTTGGCTAAAGCTCTAAGCCGGTCAGTGGTCAACCTAGCTTCTATAAATTTGCTTAACACGAAAAGTGCTTATAAGCCAAATCAACTAAATGCCATAAGTTGGTCACCCTAACTTATGGTTTTATTAGTTATATATGTTGGGTAGTATATATTGTTGTGTGGCTTTAATGTACTTTGTTTAACTGTGTTCGGCAACTTTACCTTATGGCCCTGTTGTGTGATCTACTCTGTGTCATGTTGTTTGAAGATGCCTATTAAGTTAAGCCAGACAAATGTGGAGGTCCAAACATCAAAATATACTGGTGATAGCTTTGTTAGCAATGTCCAAGTCCctcccttttattttttctagttagaaaattaattattacaaGCAAGTAAGATTCAGAGGAAGCCCATGAGAGGCCCTTAAATTATAAGGGGTATCAGAAGATATAATACAAACTCTAAACAAGAGTGCACCCATCCTTGCTTATTAGGTTATTATGTTGTATTTGATTGGTAGCTGCTTCTACCAATGCAATAACCCAGAGTTCAAAATTTGATGCACATTATAAATCTTGTTGCATGTGTCATGAGATATTATTTGTCTTTAATGTTTcagatttttaaaacttatttggctttctttgtcaaaaaaaaaaaaaacttatttggcTTTTTCTGAACCAATGATTTCCCTAGACTATGATCAATCTATTTTTGGACAAGCAACTTCAAGAATCTGGGAATCTCTGGCTCATATCACCATTCTTATTAAGTTCTTTGAAAAGCTTTCTATCTTATTTGGATGTCTTAAGGGAGTAAAGTTTAGTCACACATTATGCTATCTTCCCATTTACTCTTGCTATTGTTAAAACAGTGCTGTTGTTACCTGCTTCTTTTCTTGGAGTCTATTGTCTTGTGTTAACCTAATTTTGGCTGTCTCCCCTTTTCTTATTCCAGGGGAAAAAAGATAAGTGCACGCGACAGATCACCTGACATTACTCCCAGCAATAGCAGAGATAGACTCCAAGTTGATAGTCAGAAGGAAGAATCATTTGAAAGTGTTGATCGTACACACACTCCTGTCCCTCCTTCTCCCACTGCTGATAGACCTGCTCAGGAGCAAGATATGGAAGATAGAGATGATATCCCTGATCAAATTGTTGAAGAAGACACAAACAGTGAAATTGAGGGGGAGGAAATGACTTTGGATGCAAGAACTGATAGTGAAGCCATAAATGATGAATTTCTACATTCTGCAAAAAAGCAAAAGTTAAGTTCACGACATGAACAGTCTTCTCCTCAAGAAACTGATGATGGAGAAGAATCCAAGGCTGGAAGAAGTAGCGAGAATAGCAAAGTCCAATCTGGAAGTAGTCGAGGTTATCGCAAGTTACGGGATGATATGGATGAGGAAGTTGTTCAAGGTGGACGCTCTATGCGCATAGATAATGCCAAAGTAACAGTTGCCAGAGACGAGGATAGAGTTCGAAAGAAAGCCCGCAATGAGAAAGAAGCAGAAAAGCACTCTGTTGTAGTGAAAGGGAGGGAAGATTCTTATTCCCGTAAAGGCGCTGACTCTAGTTCAGCCCATTACATTGACCGGCGAAGGGAACGCGAATATTCAGAGGGAGTATGGCAAAGAAGGGATGACGATCTACAGGGGAGGAGAGCAAAAATGGAAGAACCACGAAAGAGGGAGCTTATTGATGAAATTGGAATTAGACACCGCAACAAGGCTCGAGAATTTGAGGGAAGTGATAGAGAGGAGCGCCATTTATACAGAAAACAGCTGGAGAACGTTACTTTAAGGCCTGATTATGATAAGGATATGGGAGCAAGGCACAGAGACAGGGATGAGTTGAAGAGGTACGATACTTTGGATGATCGCCACaataaaagaaggaaagaagAGGTAAAATTAAGTAGGGAACACATTGACAAGGAAGAAACCTTCCATTCCCATGGAGAAACTATGGTTCGCAGAAAGCGAGAGAGAGATGATGCCTCAGATCACCGAAAGAGAGATGAGCTGATGAGACTACGAGAAGATGAGCAGCTCTATATCAGGCACAAAGAAGATGGAGTGTTTCAGAGGGAGAGGAGTGATAGACAGCGAGAACGTGAGGAGTGGTATAGGCTCAAACAGTCACATGAAGAGACACTACCAAAAAGGGAGAGAGAAGAAATAAGGGGCGGGATGCGGGCTGGACGTGTTTCGGAAGAAAAAGCTTGGGCTGGTCAATCTAGAGGGAAAGATGAGTATAGAAACTCTGATCAGCACTCAAAGGAAGTGAGGCATGCTGACCATATTAGAAGGAGGGATCGTGTTGAAAATGAAAGTCCATCGAGGCTGAGGACACGTGAGGATGAAAGAAGAGCAAGGCATGACAGGGTGAGCTCACGTGAAGATCGTGCTCCTATTGCTTCAGATAACTCCAGGGTTAATGAGAAAAGACATAAGGATTATTTAAAGAAGGGTAAAGAATTTGAAGGTGATCATAACTCCCAGATGGCTTTGAACATGAACGAAGATGAACTGTATGGACAGAAAAATGAGTTGGTAAGTAcctatttctattttatatcAATAGTCTTCAAGTTTTTGTTGTCACATTGCATTAATGATGATGACTTACGACTCTGTCTGTGAAGATGGGGATAGCAAATTTTAATCATATAGTAACAGATGCACAGTTAGTGTTGGAATTGAAAAAACTTCCAAATATTAAGACGACtttgtttggtctttttctaaAGCAGACTTCGctgaaatcaaaataaaatgctTTCAGAAATAAAGACAGTCAAAAGGGTAGgttttaaccaaaaaataatacatgatAAGTAACACCTCAATCCAAATTAGCTAGGTGGTGATATTTTACCCAAGGGGGTGCCTAGTAGTCGATGAAATAGGTTGAGAACCATGAATTTTCAGGTTTAAATACCAGCAGAGTCTGCTAAAAACACTGGGTGATTTCTTTCTATTTGTCCGAGCCTTGGTGGACAAAGTTATCTCGTAGAGGGTAAGGTGGGGGGAGGTGACATGTATTCCGAGGAGTTAGTCGAGGTGCACGCAAGCTGGCCCAGATACcatggttttttaaaaaatgaatccTCTTTATCCTTCTACTCTACTCAACTTTATTCATTCTAGTTCAAAAGTTCTCGAAAAGGAAATTAACTTTCAAAGTTGGCCAGTTCTGTAAAAGTCGGTACCAAAACATCGGGCAGAAACCCAAAAATAATCTTTCAAAATGTATCTAAGCACATCTTTTCCCAAAATTGttctcaatttttttccaaGATCTAATTTCCCCAAAAAATTTAGACCTACCCAAAATCTGATGCCACGGGATAGATATTAGGTGGAGAGAGACCAAAAGATGTGATGTGACGTTAATCggtttctcctttttttttctgagtttatttttgtggggtggggtgggtgggggtATGGCAATAATGGTGGTGTCTGGACCAACTTTCACACCAACAAAGATACTTAGGCAGATAGACAGAAATCTCTGAAGCCTCTGCTATGACTTGAACCTTGGTTCTCAAGGTGTTTACTTTCACTCTCGCCTGTTAGGCAACCCCTTGGAAGCTCTAACAAGTTGTTTTCTAATGTTTATGAAAAGTTTTTTAAGGTAAAGACAAAAAGAGACTGCATGGTGAACTATTTAATGGAAGTTCTAGCTATTACAAGAGGTTTGGTACTCTGATTACCCATGGTGTAGGTACTCTGTTGGCTTAAATGGTACTTCACGGAGATTCTTTCAGCATTTGACGACTTAAAGAAGCTTTTGATATTTCTTTCTAAGAGTACTAGTTgagattttttacttttaatttacAACTATGGTCAGTGTTTACCTATTGCCTATTTCCTATATGGCTGTATGGATTGGAAGTAGCTAATATACACACGAATAGTCAAGGTACGAGTAAGCTGGCATGGACACCACATTATTAACAAAAGTTAGATATAATGGTGGCATCTGGCTTAGCCTATGTGTTAAAAATATTAGGAGAACGAATGGCTGAACGGAAGGGGAAAAAGTGATGAGCAGTGCTAATGGGGCTTGAAGGCAAGATTACATAGAAATTTCAACTTCCTTGTTGAGTTTTTTCCAAATATCTAAACCAATTAAATAATCCTGTTGATGTGATGGGGAAGTCTTTACATACTACTTGATAGAGCATCCAATACTTTATATAGACAAGAATATCAGAGCTTCaaaagttttttaagaaaatgttaTCATTAATTTATACGAAGGGAATTGTCAAATTTTTCAGACACACTCTTTTGTTCCTTTACTCCTTGGGTCTTTTTGGACAGGACTCAAATTTCTTATGCACTCTATTATGCTATGGGTAATTTGCATATGAGAAATAGTTATGCGGGCCATTTTGGAACTTAGTCATAAGTTGTAACCCCTTGCAGCTTGTTGTGAGCCCATATTGgaacttatttcaaaattggcTTGGATTCTTTGACATTTGTAAGCTTGTACTCTCAAACATACTTGGTCATTACAGAAATGTCTGTTGACTAGATTGTAGGTGTACTTAATCATGAGCTAATGCTGTGGGacaattaaaaactaatttctATATGCAGAAGGTGCATTTGGATTCCAAACAGACAGTTAACATCATGATGGGTTGACTGGAAGTATTGTTCTGAAAAACTAAATTTAGATTGTTTTGGAAAAGATTTTATGCTTTCAATACACAACTATCAAACACTAAGTTGGCAAAAGAAACTTAAGAAGCACACAAGATTTAATTTCCATAAATATCCAGGAACAGTCATATGTGATCCACATTACCCTGACTTTCTAGTTTAGACCCATGGTGCATTTAGTGAAGCAATGATGTCCAAAAAGAGGAATCTGGATCTATCAAAGTAGGGTTGGTGTGGGGGTGTAGAAACCTATTCTTCCATTTTCTAATTTAACCTCCTATAAGCTACATGTTTCCTTCCTGCCTTACCTTCAGGTGAACTCAAAGGGAAAATTTGTGCAAGGAACCAATGACAACAAGATCCACAGGAATCGCCAATCCTCCAAGAAACATGAGGAAGCAGCTTCATCAGATGATGAGCAGGAGGATTCCAGGAGGGGACGTTCCAAGTTGGAACGATGGACAAGCCACAAGGAAAGAGACTTTGGTATCGATGCTAAATCATCTTCCTTGAACATGAAAGACAACAATGTACACAAGGGCACCGGTACTTCATTAGCTAACAAAAATCAAGATGAAGCTTTAAAGATGGTCGAAGACAATGAACAACCTGCAGCTAACAATAAAAATGGAGGTGCCCCTGAGATTAATAGCCTAGAAACAAAGCCTGTGGAGGATAAACACTTGGAGACAGTTGAGAAGTTGAAGAAGCGTAGTGAGCGCTTCAAGCTTCCAATGCCAAGTGAGAAAGAAGCTCCAGTAAGTAAAAAGGTGGAAGGTGATCCATTATCCTCAGTTCAAAGCGAAACCCCTCCAGATTCAGAGGTGAAGCCAGAGCGTCCAGCACGCAGGAGGAGATGGACAAGCAATTAAATGAGAATTCAAGGAACATCTTTGTTTGATGGCTTATTTCCTAATCATGGAGTATATGCCCTCCTTGGCTAATGTGTTACCAATGTGCACAACTTAAGGACGCCTGTACTGCTGTTGTCTATTCAGGATCTGAGGTTTGTGTAGACCTCCCATAGTAGATTTGGGAATCTGTAACCATGTTGAGATTATCTATTTGGTTTTCGTAATTCTGTAATACATGTATATACCAGTAAGCCTAACATCATAGTGGCCCATTGTTGGGGTGCCAGAATTACATTTTTGGGTATTAAATGACATTGAATTATAGTGTATGAGTAGTAGTAAACACTGTATGTGAGAACCATAGTTAGCGACTATGGCTGATAACTATGCCCTCCATGGTCATTCTTCCTTGAAGGCCACTCCCTGCCAGGAGTCTTCTGTGTTTGCTGTCACTTTTTTGGACTATGAACTTCAGGAACCAAAACTCAGTGTCTACAAGATGAAGGGACCATGGAAGAGAAGCAAATTTCAGGAGAATCTGGAACTAGGAAACAGGGACCTGAAGTTGCCCTTACCCGTGTAGTATGTATCGTGGTAAACTGCTTTGTCTCTTGGAAAATTTATTTGGTTCGCTGGAGCACAAAGTCAGAACGCGATTTTTGTATGTTGTGCTAGAGAAAAATATCTGAGTTACAGAAATTATAACAGGAGAGAAGAAAATCTCTTTACCACGCAGTTGTTCTCTATTCTCTTGTAgctttttcgttttttttttctatgataaattcCTGTGGTTGTAACATGAGGCTCGTCGATCGCTTATCAAGCATTGCATAAATGTTGTCTATCTTGTCTTGCTGAAAGTGAACATGAGGTTGGTTACCTTGCAGAAAGTGAACTTCGAAATAAGTTTGAAGATTGCAGAAGATAGAAATGAGCATTGAATAGAGCAGGATGCAACAATAACTGACATATAAAAGTGATTCGCATTTCGTGAaattagagagattgtttttgATAAAGAATATCAACACAGAATTTTGAAAAGGAAATACAATAGCGAGAAGATTGTATTCATCCAAAAAGAAACATTTTAGAGTTATACACGGTTTTGATATCTTAATTattgataaaatttaattttcttttgtgatATCCGTATTTAACCATGAAGATTGTATTCATCCAATGTGCAATTTGATAActcgaataaaaaaaataagttattgatttattggTAATAGATTATTAGTTAACGATTTCggtaatgattttatttttttagttatcaGGTTATCGATTTCTAACAGTTTGGGGTTTTTACTTGACGTGCTAGCCGATAGCCTAATagcaaattaataaattatatttatatcattcaaTATATAAAGTTTTTGACTTAGAGTTTAGTTTCACACTTTCATTTTTGACTCTCTCAAATTCTCGGTTATTCTACAATGTATCGgtgtttgcttttgaacatGATGCAAAATGTCATTTCATGTGTATGGTTTGTCATCTCGTTTCAAGTGATTTTCAATGggcttttttggtcaaatctTAGCGGTTAAAGGGGTAGCCGAATTAATAATTGATAATCGATAAGTCAAAATTTTAATAGTTCAATAACGATTTAGGATATCTTCAAATCGAtaactaataattcaaattgATAACCAACAAATCGAACCGATTGTTAGTTGGAATTTCGAGATTGCAAATAATGAGTAAATGCAAGGATAGAAACGTAAAATGAGGAGACTATAGAGTACTATAAAGTCATCTCTTTCTGCATAATTCCTTTCTATGAACTCTAGACAGGAAAAAAATGAGGCAACAGAGAGGTATTTGGGGAGTTTCAATGGTGGTTGCCCTCTCTCTGTTCGCCGGTGATTTTTCCATTTTGGCGAAGAAAACTTCAAATAAACCACCATTTAtctttaggggtcgtttggtactgCTGTTGTATTGAAACTTCCGATGAATAATCGGAAGTTTTTTGCAGTATGTAGGTGTACACACACATACATCtatgtatctatatatatatatatatNGCGGGGCTCACCAGATGCTACTAACTCACACGCTAGTTAATGGAATCCTCTTCAATACCACTTGAATTCTCTGTAAAAACAAATAGCGAGGAGTGAGACGCTAGCTCAATGAGTAATATTACTTAACCACAACCATTTTAATGAGGGACAAGTCAGAAACCATGCTAGTGTAGTAGTCATGATGATGAAACAATGCTCTTTcagaaacaataacaatattCAACCTTAGGTGCCTCATATAAGCAAAATCAATGTAAATACATAATAGCAAACtcagaaaaagaatattttcataTCAAATCTTATAGCTGGGAGATTTCTAAGGATGAATCATGTAATCAGTGTGGCCTTCTCTTTAAGAAGTACCAATAACAGTGAACTCATCATAAATGAGTTAAGTATTCATATCAGTAGATCCCTACTCGAGGGATATCAGTAACAGACTAGCAAGGTCTTTATCAGTAATCAGTAACTACAAGGTGCACCAGGTCTAACGAACCCGCCGTTAGCTACGGGATTCATCAAGGTCTACtccctttttaaatttttcctgTAATCAGTAGAAGCATTTCAAAATTGAACAGAGCATTTAAATCTTATTAAATCATATCATTTCAAAGTTTAACAATCACCTACCTGTCAAAATACTATTTCTCAAATAAGTGTAAAACCTTTTCAATACCAGTAATCATATCTTGTAAGAATGCGATCATCTCAAATAATCTTGTCAGTATCATATCAAGTAAAAGACTTGTCCCGATGCAAGTTCGAAACATTCAGTAACACATTTACTTTATAAACCatgtaaaaatcatgaaatttgtGAAATACAAATTGTGGTAAGATTACTACTCACAGTACTTGTGTTGAGTTACCAAGCTTGCCACTCAATTACTCCGTACGAATTCCTTTGGTCAATCTATAATCACATTCATAATAATTTCGTGTTAACTCCTTCATTTAGGTAATTCATACTACATTAAAAAAAACCCAGCCCTAGATGTTTCATGACTGATTCGAAATTTGCCCAATCACTTAATTAGTGCTTTAATCACACACATTAGTCTCTTCTTGGTCGATTCTCGCTGTAAAAAGATCAACCTAACCTTACTGCCCAATTACTCTTATTGCATATAAGCCCAATACCAAAGTTTATAGTTCAAATCATTGACTATATTCACTTGGTtcataagaatgaaataaatttcctctttttcttctaaacCCATGTTTCTCAACTTCCCAATTCCCAATCTTATAGTCATGGAAGATACAAATTCAACCTTTAGACTAAGTTAAGAAACTTACCTTCTTCtcgttcttcttcttcctccaacTCTCTCTTTAGTTTGAGAGCTAAggctttcaatttaaatttatgtttctCCTTCGTTCGTTCGCTCACTAGAACAAGAAGagtccccttttttttttccttttgatccCTGAAGTTGCAGCGTTGCTGCTGCTTCTGTTAGGGCTTTCAgccccttttttttaaaaaaatttctgatcctcttttttttttaaatgagagTTAAATGACAATTATGCCCTTATTTTAATATAGGGTATTACATTTTCAATGGGTTTTTTTGGTCAAATCTTAGCGG
This region includes:
- the LOC125875526 gene encoding FIP1[V]-like protein; translation: MEDDDEFGDLYTDVLRPLTASFQSQQPPAAQEEAAPKAAGATSRPIDLNINSDDEEILYGAPNSNSKPNFAGPSSITGQEKTLASPLDVKSGSRLPESNLNLKLGAGRIEGLGGINESDSIARVLVKSEDVKLPKTEFQDLNFMDEANIDIVVEETDDKDDILMGNHQNVGEDPENLKDGTGNIGNFVIEASGAEQLIPGLEIPGVSGGAGNTGEGNIEDDWDSDSEDDLQIVLNDNTHGPMGMERMGIGEEDDEDEDPLVIVADNDGPNHPPMMEEQDWGEEGGPAANGERKEITDALKVNGAPGVAGKVGYPNHAYNHPYHSQYKYVRPGATPMPGVPPSGPGGIPGQVRPPVNVGPVTGRGRGDWRPPGMKGAYGMSGWGGGASGRGFGIGLEFTLPSHKTIFEVDIDGFEEKPWRLPGIDVTDFFNFGLNEDGWKDYCKQLEQLRLESTMQGRIRVYESGRTEQEYDPEMPPELAAAAGMQDIPSENLNGKTDGTANDLARGSMRMRPPLPTGRPIQVETGSGDRLPSIDTRPPRQRDSDAIIEIVCQDDDQYTGIDKNEVQLDNIPLTEDFRGDARRGPLQEHVQESDGFQHPYKSHKREANARRTQFINPIGDHLTKGDGVVPFSSEAPGQFVSDSGGQTSAYDNKNCVSQQEERGKKISARDRSPDITPSNSRDRLQVDSQKEESFESVDRTHTPVPPSPTADRPAQEQDMEDRDDIPDQIVEEDTNSEIEGEEMTLDARTDSEAINDEFLHSAKKQKLSSRHEQSSPQETDDGEESKAGRSSENSKVQSGSSRGYRKLRDDMDEEVVQGGRSMRIDNAKVTVARDEDRVRKKARNEKEAEKHSVVVKGREDSYSRKGADSSSAHYIDRRREREYSEGVWQRRDDDLQGRRAKMEEPRKRELIDEIGIRHRNKAREFEGSDREERHLYRKQLENVTLRPDYDKDMGARHRDRDELKRYDTLDDRHNKRRKEEVKLSREHIDKEETFHSHGETMVRRKRERDDASDHRKRDELMRLREDEQLYIRHKEDGVFQRERSDRQREREEWYRLKQSHEETLPKREREEIRGGMRAGRVSEEKAWAGQSRGKDEYRNSDQHSKEVRHADHIRRRDRVENESPSRLRTREDERRARHDRVSSREDRAPIASDNSRVNEKRHKDYLKKGKEFEGDHNSQMALNMNEDELYGQKNELVNSKGKFVQGTNDNKIHRNRQSSKKHEEAASSDDEQEDSRRGRSKLERWTSHKERDFGIDAKSSSLNMKDNNVHKGTGTSLANKNQDEALKMVEDNEQPAANNKNGGAPEINSLETKPVEDKHLETVEKLKKRSERFKLPMPSEKEAPVSKKVEGDPLSSVQSETPPDSEVKPERPARRRRWTSN